The following nucleotide sequence is from Aneurinibacillus soli.
TCTCCTAGGGAAGAAGTTCTCTTCCACATCTGATGGAACTGAGCAAAGAGAAATCCACAGGAATGAACGTATGGCCGTCTGACCATCCAAGCGTCAACATACGATATCCTTTGTAATAGCAACCCGTCGCATGATCTTTGAATCGAGCTAACAGTTCTACTTTCTTGCTCCGGTTGCGTTCAAACATGGAGTCGTCAATTACAAAAGCCGTTACACGTTTGTCTGAGGTCAGAGAATGAACCTTCTGAATGGTGAAAGCACTTAAGAACGTAGGAAATCGACGCCATGGATAAGCAGCATGGTTCAAAAATCGGTAAATCGCATCTTTACCAGGAAAAAACTCTCCTTTAGAGCTTTCTAGTAAACGAAACCAGTTTTTATGGTGAAACAAAAGCATGAATACAATCTGGAATAGATAGGAATACGAAAAGCCGAGTTGTTTTGTAAAACCTGCGGTTTTCAAGTGTTTTAGGATTTTTAATTCTCTAAATGCGGTTTGGATCTCTTTAGGGAGTTGATTCTTTTGTTGTTTTTGTTCTATCATATAGGGGACACCTCTTTTGTATGGTATTGGTTGCTCGTCACAACTACTTTACCAAACAAAGTGGTGTCTTTCTATTTTCAGCTCATATTTCAGCGATATTGTCTATCTATGTTGTTGAATTGTACCTAGCCCTTATAAAGTAAGGATTCCCATAACTTATCGCTCTGCGAAAGTTGAGTTAAATAAGCAATAGAATAAGCGGGCAAATCGCCCGCTTATTCTATTTCAAAAGTTATATCACAGAGAGCGCGGATAATCTAACAAACGATAAACGTCTTTTTGCCAGGTAGATATCAGAAATTCCTTATAGGTTAAAGACTTCTCTAACATCATCACTTGTTCTTTGGGCCTGAGCTCATTAAACCTACTAGAGCCAAGAAGCCATTTTACTTTTTGTAGTTTATCTGTTGTTAATCTAGATGTATCACCCCGTTTTCGAACTGCCCTTTCATATAAAAAAGTTTTTACCATATAGGGAATTTCAAGCTGACGTATCTTTTCGATATTAGGGAAGCTTGCTTTGTTTTTGAACGCCAGATCGACAATGTGCTCAGGAATATCTTGATGAATGAGATAATGCTCAACATCGCGTATGGTGACACCGAGCAATTTAGCAATTTCAGAAGTTGTTTTGTTTTCTTCTATGATGAGTTCGCTTATCCTTTTATGCTTATCTAGCCATGAGGTAGTATCCGGGGTAAACATCTTTCGTAGGAGTGCTATTCTTCTTTCTGTACCATCTGAATAGGGCCTGATAAAACATAGGACCTTTTTGAAGCCACTTTCCTTGTATGCCTCATAGTCTGGATATCCGTCAATTAACCAGTGCTTGTTTCTCTTTTCATCCCACTCCACAACCATCAAGCGCTCTAGTCGAGGAGCTACTTTTAATAACTTCTTTCTGCGTTCTAGCCCAACCCTTGAGACTTGCTGTACATATAGCGGTTCGATTTCGCTCAACTCTATCTCATCGACTTTACCCCAAAGCATGTCATCACTTCCTGAGTTTTTTCCTAATTTATGAATAGGGAAATTTGTCCTATTCTCACTTTCGTGTTTCAGGCTTAGAGAAGATAGGGATGATTGGGTAGCAATAGCAGATAATTGATAAGTAAAGTGAAAAAGAAGAGAAAGCTAGAAATATTTAACCTATTCTTCGTCATTAGCCCCAAAGTCTCGAATAATGGTACTGATCAAGGATCATTCTGTTAAAATATAAAATATCAGTAAAAAAGTCATCTTCCTGTTTGAACGCCGGAAAGAGGGCTTGTAACTATTCAGCTTGTGGATAGTTACCAATTAACAAAACTCCCCACCTACGCCATAGTGGGGAGTTTATTTTCTGCAGCAATTTAATTCCTTATATCCAGCAATTCATGACCAATATTTTCAAACAAATCAACATATCCTCAATTAGTTACTTTCCCAAAAGTAGGTGGGCTCCTTTCTTGTTGGAAATATTAGGCCTATCATTTATACTAAAGTTTAGGATCTAAGGGAATGAATATAGGCTTACATTCATAAGATTTTTTTACTAAGCCATTAATGCATCTGGATTGCTTTAAATTCATAAAGATGGATTTATTGAGGAATGGAAAGGGGAGAAGGGCACTTTTTACTGTATCGCGGTAAAAGGAGGTATTGTGCCTATTTTTATGTATACATATCAGGAACGCTTACAAAGAAAAATTGAACAATGGAAATCAAATCTTATTGATTTATCAAAAAGAAATCGACTGTTAAATTTCAAGTCCTCTGGGAGCTCTGTATTATTATTAGATCAGGTAGAATGTGATTCATTAATAATATCTTTGCTTAAAGGCAGATCTATTAAGGTAAGCTCTCTTGTTAATATCGAACGTCTTATAAATTCAATAAAGAAAAAGCCCATAAAATCCGATGAGGAAGATTTTTTTGAACAAGAGGCCCAGGTAGAAAAAGTTGCACTTAACAAATTAGAAAAACAGTTAAATGATATTCGTTTAAAAGGAAATTTATCGATTTCTGAAAAGGGGGTTAACACTTTATTTTTAGCTGTTGGACTTTTAAAGTGGAAAGAGATTGAATTTAGTAAGGAGTTCCTCACTTCCCCGCTTTTATTAGTTCCTGTGTCATTATCGAGAAATTCCTCAAAGGACCCCATGTTTATTCAAAAGCACGAAGATGATATAGTCATTAATCCTGTACTTGAACAAAAAATGCTGAATGATTTTGGCATTACTTTTCCTGATCTGGATGAAGATAATATTGAAAAAGTAGGTGCTCGTGCTTTTCTGAATGAATTAGATGAGATATTAACTGAAAAAGAAGGGTGGGAAGTTCAATCAAGCGTATATCTTAGCTTGTTTTCATTTAATAAGCTCGTTATGTATAAGGACCTTGAGCAATATCAAAGTTTACTTGAGACTCATCCTTTTGTACAACGTTTAAATGGAGAGAATAACGAACATTCGACTTTTGATGAAAGTGGAATCCCAGCTGTTGAAGAAGTAGATCGTAACATGTCTTCGACAAAAAGTTTTCAAATACTCGATGCGGATTCGAGTCAACAAGAAGCAATTATAGCAGCAAAAAAAGGTCTAAGTTTTATTATGCAAGGACCACCGGGCACAGGGAAAAGCCAAACCATTGCAAATATTATTTCTGAATCATTAGCGCAAGGAAAGAAAGTGCTTTTTGTCAGTGAGAAAATGGCTGCGTTAGAAGTTGTTAAAAAGCGACTGGAGGATTGTGGGTTGGGCCATTATTGCCTAGACCTTCATAGTAATAAAGCGAACAAAAAATATGTGCTTGAGCAATTAATAAAAAACTTATCGAGCGAACTCTCCGTTAAATCTAAAATGGATTATGACTCATTAGACTTAACGAAAAAGCAACTTAACCAGTATACACAAGCTCTGCACGCAAAGGTAGCTCCCCTGAATTTGACGGCCCATCAAGTTCATGG
It contains:
- a CDS encoding ParB/RepB/Spo0J family partition protein, with the protein product MLWGKVDEIELSEIEPLYVQQVSRVGLERRKKLLKVAPRLERLMVVEWDEKRNKHWLIDGYPDYEAYKESGFKKVLCFIRPYSDGTERRIALLRKMFTPDTTSWLDKHKRISELIIEENKTTSEIAKLLGVTIRDVEHYLIHQDIPEHIVDLAFKNKASFPNIEKIRQLEIPYMVKTFLYERAVRKRGDTSRLTTDKLQKVKWLLGSSRFNELRPKEQVMMLEKSLTYKEFLISTWQKDVYRLLDYPRSL